Proteins from a genomic interval of Candidatus Tumulicola sp.:
- a CDS encoding sugar-binding protein gives MRAAKAWTGAFLSIVLFGVVPQAVYAAAAQPFSLDAVRVDTPPKIDGTLDDPLWQKAAHAQLEWDYSFQRPASEQTDAYVLMDAQHVYVAFVAKQAEPITATLRTNNVTLAADDVVRIYLWPGGDHGFEYVFAATPIGTRNQISTENSAFTPTWTAVAKTTPSGYIVTMQIPLKVMRSDGRKSWRLQFDRGVHATKQTFEWSHSGSQQSTDDSTAIGFFEGVTASAGSTRTKPRIGVYALGQAASQRAGGSTSRMGADFAFPITPTASFIGTIHPDYSNVELDQQTISPTAFPRQFTEIRPFFTQGSNFYNNFNCNDCPVFPLLYTPSIPTPRTGFAVEGVQGLLNFAGFAAIGNQRTDAAQAMRWTSADHRYSLIAQHQTVTTLGLIDNTMTYQARVGNAHNFSVYETYSQDRGTGVTDPSLGNMNEFGLNLYTPKSGFFPAWHNVGAMYAPADAFVSLADVRGPSLYTFREFDFAPQRFIQSVTVSEDLQRYRNQAGLLGYANSGSGLTILTRNQLSLSASSGTQYLVLFNGTAATINQNGATLGYGTSGSLPSTISYNVGRFGNGYLHTTTRTSSIKAGQRGTLSFEADDTDFLPDSGVREVQWLERASYAFHFSAESSLAIGLRRIIGTAPPLTPAPRVVNAGNVTMAYYRKSGQNELYLAYGSPNTLATKPALILKLIRYFGAEKGS, from the coding sequence ATGCGGGCAGCGAAAGCGTGGACCGGTGCGTTTCTTTCCATTGTGCTCTTCGGCGTTGTGCCGCAAGCGGTTTACGCCGCGGCCGCGCAGCCGTTCTCTCTTGACGCCGTGCGGGTGGACACGCCGCCGAAGATCGACGGCACGCTTGACGACCCGCTGTGGCAGAAAGCCGCGCACGCGCAGCTCGAGTGGGATTATTCGTTCCAGCGCCCGGCATCGGAGCAAACCGACGCCTACGTGTTGATGGACGCGCAACATGTCTACGTCGCGTTCGTCGCCAAGCAGGCCGAGCCCATCACCGCAACGCTGCGCACGAACAACGTCACGCTTGCGGCAGACGACGTCGTGCGGATCTACCTATGGCCGGGCGGCGATCACGGTTTCGAGTATGTCTTCGCCGCGACGCCGATCGGCACGCGCAATCAGATCTCGACGGAGAACTCGGCCTTCACGCCCACCTGGACCGCCGTGGCCAAGACGACGCCGTCGGGCTACATCGTGACGATGCAGATCCCCCTCAAAGTGATGCGCAGCGACGGCCGCAAGTCGTGGCGCCTACAGTTCGATCGGGGCGTACATGCCACGAAGCAGACGTTCGAGTGGAGCCACTCGGGGTCACAGCAGTCGACCGACGACAGCACCGCGATCGGATTTTTCGAGGGCGTCACGGCGTCTGCGGGAAGCACGCGCACCAAGCCGAGAATCGGCGTGTACGCGCTCGGCCAGGCAGCCTCGCAGCGGGCGGGCGGCTCGACTTCGCGCATGGGGGCCGATTTCGCATTCCCGATCACGCCGACCGCGTCGTTCATCGGCACCATTCACCCCGATTACTCAAACGTCGAACTGGACCAACAGACGATCTCGCCCACCGCGTTCCCGCGGCAGTTCACGGAGATACGTCCTTTCTTCACGCAGGGCTCGAACTTCTATAACAATTTCAACTGCAACGACTGCCCGGTCTTCCCGCTTTTGTACACGCCGAGCATTCCGACGCCGCGCACCGGATTCGCCGTCGAGGGCGTGCAAGGGCTCCTGAACTTCGCCGGCTTCGCCGCGATCGGCAACCAGCGGACCGATGCCGCGCAGGCGATGCGATGGACCAGCGCGGATCACCGCTACAGCCTTATCGCACAGCACCAGACGGTCACCACGCTCGGTCTGATCGACAACACCATGACCTATCAGGCCAGGGTCGGTAACGCCCACAATTTCAGCGTCTACGAGACGTATTCGCAGGATCGCGGCACGGGCGTCACCGATCCGTCGCTCGGCAACATGAACGAGTTCGGCTTGAATCTCTACACGCCGAAATCAGGCTTCTTCCCCGCTTGGCACAACGTGGGCGCAATGTATGCGCCGGCGGATGCTTTCGTTTCGCTCGCCGACGTCAGGGGGCCGTCGCTGTACACCTTCCGGGAGTTCGACTTCGCGCCGCAGCGCTTTATCCAAAGCGTCACCGTGTCTGAAGATCTCCAGCGCTACCGTAACCAAGCCGGGCTGCTTGGCTATGCCAACAGCGGATCCGGTCTCACCATCCTGACGCGCAATCAGCTATCGCTTTCGGCGTCAAGCGGAACGCAATATCTTGTGCTCTTTAACGGCACCGCCGCGACGATCAACCAGAACGGCGCAACCCTCGGGTACGGCACCTCCGGCTCCCTGCCGAGCACGATCTCGTACAACGTGGGCCGCTTCGGCAACGGCTACCTCCATACGACCACACGCACCTCGAGCATCAAGGCCGGACAGCGCGGCACCCTCTCGTTCGAGGCGGACGACACCGACTTCTTGCCGGATTCAGGCGTCAGGGAAGTCCAGTGGCTTGAGCGCGCCAGCTATGCGTTTCACTTCTCAGCGGAATCATCGCTGGCGATCGGCTTGCGCCGCATCATCGGTACGGCGCCGCCGTTGACGCCTGCACCGCGCGTCGTCAACGCCGGGAACGTCACGATGGCGTATTACCGCAAGAGCGGCCAAAACGAGCTGTACCTGGCTTATGGAAGTCCGAATACGCTCGCCACGAAGCCCGCGCTCATCCTCAAGCTGATCCGCTACTTCGGCGCGGAAAAAGGCTCGTAG
- a CDS encoding VOC family protein, giving the protein MVGGTNISRYLHTSIFVNDMDETIAFYTEKLGLKLLDKAHYPGNADMAFVGRDWNAYIELVFDLEAHPPYEVGNRYEHLAVEVDGDLPALVERLRAGGVKIVKEPKKSPGGTRSLAMVEDPNGVVVELLEPKSGSIK; this is encoded by the coding sequence TTGGTAGGAGGAACGAACATTTCCAGATATCTGCACACCTCGATCTTCGTCAACGACATGGACGAGACGATCGCCTTTTACACCGAGAAGCTCGGCCTGAAACTGCTCGACAAGGCGCACTACCCGGGCAACGCCGACATGGCATTCGTCGGGCGCGACTGGAACGCGTACATCGAATTGGTCTTCGATCTCGAGGCCCATCCGCCGTACGAGGTCGGCAACCGCTACGAACATCTCGCGGTCGAAGTCGACGGCGATCTGCCGGCGCTCGTCGAACGCCTGCGCGCCGGCGGCGTGAAGATCGTCAAGGAGCCGAAGAAGTCGCCCGGCGGCACGCGCTCGCTCGCCATGGTCGAAGATCCCAACGGCGTGGTCGTGGAGCTGCTCGAACCAAAGTCCGGTTCCATCAAGTAA